The window GGTGCGAACATCTGTCCCGACATGCCCTTTAAGAGTGCCAGCGGGATAAATACAACACAGGTGGTAACCGTTCCGCCGAAGATCGACTGGATTACCTTGCCGGTTCCCTCCAGCGCCGCTTCCATATATTCCCGGAAGCCCTGCCCCTTGTGGGAGCGGAAACAGCTTTCCAGAACAACGATGGAGTTATCCACCATCATACCGACGCCGAGAACGAGACTCCCCATGGTGACAACGTTTAATGAAAATCCCATGACCGACATCAGGATCAGTGCCGCCAGAATGGATACCGGTATCGAGCTTCCGACGATC of the Anaerotignum faecicola genome contains:
- a CDS encoding efflux RND transporter permease subunit; the protein is IVGSSIPVSILAALILMSVMGFSLNVVTMGSLVLGVGMMVDNSIVVLESCFRSHKGQGFREYMEAALEGTGKVIQSIFGGTVTTCVVFIPLALLKGMSGQMFAPLGFTIVFCMAASLISAMTIVPLCYSRFRPVEKKNSPASGLVRMMQNGYRKIIGRLLNKRKTVMGVSILLLVLSFLIAGRLGFALMPDVDQGTIA